The following proteins are encoded in a genomic region of Reichenbachiella sp.:
- the carB gene encoding carbamoyl-phosphate synthase large subunit yields MPKDNSIKSVLIIGSGPIVIGQACEFDYSGSQAARSLREEGIEVTLINSNPATIMTDEVTADNIYLKPLTKQSIREILEKHDNIDAVLPTMGGQTALNLAMDCDKAGIWKKHNVRILGSNFDAIETTEDREKFRLLMQKLNVGVCKGRTATSFLEGKEIAQEIGFPLIIRSSYTLGGAGGGFVEKPEDFDKALNAGLHASPIHEVLIEQSILGWKEYELEVMRDNIGNFIVICSIENFDPMGVHTGDSITVAPAMTLPDTVYQHMRNLAIKMLDGIGQFAGGCNVQFAVHPETDEIIGIEINPRVSRSSALASKATGYPIAKIAAKLAVGYNLDELNNQITKTTSAFFEPTIDYVIVKVPRWNFDKFKGSDRHLGLQMKSVGEAMGIGRNFQEALQKACQSLEIKRNGLGADGRELKSHDELLYSLKHPSWNRLFHVYDSFKLGIPFKTIHNLTKIDPWFLNQIEELILFEKEIGRYKLDTLPKPMMMTAKKKGYADRQIAHLLDCLESEVFAKRQEMGIKRTYKLVDTCAAEFDAKTPYYYSTFEEENESVASDKKKIIVLGSGPNRIGQGIEFDYSCVHGILAAKECGYETIMINCNPETVSTDFDIADKLYFEPVFWEHIYEIILLEKPEGVIVQLGGQTALKLAEKLERYGIKIIGTSFKALDLAEDRGSFSTLLKENDIPYPKFGVIETADEALELSKELGFPLLVRPSYVLGGQGMKIVINEEELESHVVELFRQIPGNRVMLDHFLDGAVEAEADAICDGENVHIIGIMQHIEPAGIHSGDSFAVLPPFNLGDLVIRKIEDYTRKIAIALDTVGLINIQFAVKNDEVFIIEANPRASRTVPFICKAYQEPYVNYAVKVMLGDKKVTDFKFNPKKEGYAIKEPVFSFHKFPNVNKELGPEMKSTGESIYFIDDLMDDYFMELYSERNLYLSR; encoded by the coding sequence ATGCCAAAGGACAATAGCATCAAATCAGTACTCATCATTGGAAGCGGCCCTATCGTTATCGGTCAGGCTTGTGAATTCGATTATTCAGGATCGCAAGCGGCAAGATCACTTAGGGAAGAAGGAATCGAAGTGACGTTGATCAATTCGAATCCGGCAACCATCATGACTGATGAAGTAACAGCGGACAACATTTACCTCAAGCCCCTTACAAAACAATCCATTCGAGAAATCCTCGAAAAACATGATAACATCGATGCAGTGCTGCCTACCATGGGTGGACAGACCGCATTGAACCTAGCCATGGACTGCGACAAAGCAGGCATATGGAAGAAGCACAATGTGCGAATCTTAGGTTCAAATTTCGATGCGATCGAAACTACAGAGGATAGAGAAAAATTCAGACTGCTGATGCAAAAGCTGAATGTAGGCGTTTGTAAGGGAAGAACAGCGACCTCTTTCTTAGAAGGAAAAGAAATCGCACAAGAAATTGGTTTTCCATTGATCATTCGATCTTCTTATACCCTCGGTGGTGCCGGTGGAGGTTTTGTTGAAAAACCAGAAGATTTTGATAAAGCCCTAAATGCTGGACTTCATGCTTCGCCAATTCACGAAGTATTGATTGAGCAAAGTATTCTCGGATGGAAGGAATACGAGCTGGAAGTGATGCGGGACAATATTGGAAACTTCATTGTCATCTGTTCGATTGAAAACTTCGATCCAATGGGTGTACATACCGGAGACTCCATTACGGTAGCCCCAGCCATGACCCTTCCAGATACGGTTTATCAACATATGAGAAACCTTGCCATCAAGATGCTGGATGGTATTGGTCAATTTGCAGGAGGGTGTAATGTGCAGTTTGCCGTGCACCCAGAGACTGATGAAATCATCGGTATCGAAATTAACCCAAGAGTTTCTCGTTCTTCAGCGTTAGCGTCAAAAGCGACTGGATATCCAATTGCGAAAATCGCAGCGAAGCTGGCTGTTGGTTACAATTTGGATGAATTGAATAACCAAATTACGAAGACTACTTCCGCGTTCTTTGAACCTACAATCGACTATGTAATCGTAAAAGTGCCGCGTTGGAACTTTGATAAATTCAAAGGCTCTGACAGACACTTGGGCTTGCAGATGAAATCTGTTGGAGAGGCTATGGGTATCGGCCGAAACTTCCAGGAAGCTTTGCAGAAAGCCTGTCAGTCTTTGGAGATCAAAAGAAATGGATTGGGAGCTGATGGTAGAGAGCTAAAAAGCCACGATGAGTTGTTGTACAGTTTGAAACACCCAAGCTGGAATCGACTGTTTCATGTGTATGATTCTTTCAAGTTGGGCATACCGTTCAAGACAATTCATAATTTAACTAAGATCGACCCGTGGTTCTTAAACCAGATTGAAGAACTGATCTTATTTGAAAAAGAAATAGGCCGATACAAACTCGACACTTTGCCGAAGCCCATGATGATGACGGCGAAGAAAAAAGGTTATGCTGATCGACAAATAGCACATTTGCTAGACTGTCTGGAAAGTGAAGTTTTTGCCAAAAGGCAAGAAATGGGTATCAAGCGTACTTACAAGCTAGTAGACACTTGTGCTGCTGAGTTTGATGCTAAGACGCCATACTACTACTCTACTTTTGAAGAGGAAAATGAGTCTGTCGCTTCAGATAAAAAGAAAATTATTGTCCTAGGTTCCGGGCCAAACAGAATTGGTCAGGGCATTGAGTTTGACTACTCATGTGTACATGGCATCCTCGCTGCAAAAGAATGTGGCTACGAAACCATCATGATCAACTGTAACCCTGAGACGGTCTCGACAGACTTTGACATTGCAGACAAGCTGTATTTCGAACCTGTATTCTGGGAGCATATTTATGAAATTATCCTTTTGGAAAAGCCAGAGGGTGTGATCGTTCAGCTGGGCGGGCAGACTGCTTTGAAATTGGCTGAAAAGCTAGAGCGATATGGTATCAAAATTATTGGTACGAGTTTCAAAGCGCTTGATTTAGCCGAAGATAGAGGTTCGTTCTCAACTTTGCTTAAAGAAAACGACATCCCTTATCCTAAGTTTGGTGTGATCGAAACTGCAGATGAGGCTTTGGAGCTTTCTAAGGAACTTGGTTTCCCATTGTTAGTTAGACCATCGTACGTACTCGGTGGTCAGGGTATGAAAATCGTGATCAACGAGGAAGAACTGGAATCACATGTGGTGGAATTGTTCAGACAAATTCCTGGAAACAGAGTCATGCTCGATCACTTCCTTGACGGTGCTGTAGAAGCTGAGGCAGATGCCATTTGCGACGGAGAAAATGTACACATTATCGGAATCATGCAGCACATCGAACCAGCTGGAATCCACTCTGGCGATTCGTTTGCCGTATTGCCTCCATTCAATCTAGGTGATTTGGTCATCAGAAAGATCGAAGACTACACTAGAAAAATTGCGATAGCGCTAGATACTGTTGGCTTGATCAACATTCAGTTTGCTGTGAAAAACGATGAAGTATTTATCATTGAAGCGAATCCAAGAGCGTCAAGAACGGTTCCGTTCATCTGCAAAGCTTACCAAGAGCCGTATGTAAATTATGCGGTGAAAGTGATGCTAGGAGATAAAAAAGTGACTGACTTCAAATTCAATCCTAAGAAAGAAGGATATGCCATCAAAGAACCGGTTTTCTCTTTCCACAAGTTCCCGAATGTAAATAAGGAATTAGGGCCTGAGATGAAATCAACTGGTGAGTCGATCTACTTTATTGACGACTTGATGGACGATTATTTCATGGAATTGTATTCAGAACGAAACCTATATCTCAGTCGATAA
- a CDS encoding DUF4834 family protein, which produces MFKFLLLLFVFIWVIAKLGGFILRTLFGGFTTQARQQTYQSQGQRSQQRQPRDGNVSIDFNPRDRQQSKDSGNFKGGDYVNYEEVE; this is translated from the coding sequence ATGTTTAAGTTTTTACTCCTCTTATTTGTATTTATTTGGGTCATTGCCAAGCTGGGTGGCTTTATTCTTCGGACGTTGTTTGGAGGTTTCACTACACAGGCACGTCAACAGACCTACCAGTCTCAAGGGCAACGTAGTCAGCAAAGACAACCGAGGGATGGCAATGTGAGCATAGATTTCAACCCTCGAGATAGACAGCAATCTAAAGATAGTGGTAACTTCAAGGGTGGTGACTATGTGAACTATGAGGAGGTGGAGTAA
- a CDS encoding PHB depolymerase family esterase, translated as MKKLLNLLFFCLTMSTAHSQLTSIPNFGSNPGNLSMYIHTPSNMPSEAPLVLVMHGCTQTASSYSNESDWNSLADTYKFYVIHAQQKGANNSSECFNWFENGDINRGYGEAASLKNMTDYMKNNYSIDDGEVFVTGFSGGGAMTTVMLATYPDIFSGGAVMSGLPYKVATTSNAAFMAMFGNVNQSPSQLGNSVRNASNHNGPWPKVVSFHGTSDYTVYYMNQNEIMEQWTNVHSIDQTADVIENSFMGNSAITKSQYQDPYGNTQVVSYSINGMGHTIAIDPGNGETQGGNTGSYTNDVDFFSSYWAAEFFGILENTTPSLNPPTNVNAIAISSSQINLSWTDNESTETAYHVERALSSNGSYNTIATLSANASSYNDESLTPATTYFYKIKVTDESTSASSIEVSATTQQEGTNSPPAAPSSLSTTTTGMSSIQLSWQDNADNENAYIIERSEGNESNYVVITNLSANVESYSDNGLSASTTYFYRVKASNTEGNSGYSNSSHATTESQATIVTIGNTSGNGILSYSNSNTMGQSFTATADGQVVEINVKLVYGISGSSLKIFQGNTVSGTPVYEQTGISAGSGWQTISLSTPFSINNGQIYTFVITNSSIRYTYSNTYNGGNFWYNTISYGVFDAAFTISVSTLSGSARFAESPNSTAHLGKPFIIYPNPSFGRIKVRIGEEATLGKLELITTSGQVLMRKDLNANLSEVNLEGIKSGLYILYIKTQDQIFKSQLVVR; from the coding sequence ATGAAAAAACTACTAAACTTATTATTCTTTTGTCTGACGATGAGCACAGCTCATAGTCAGCTGACCAGCATTCCCAACTTCGGTTCAAATCCTGGGAATTTATCAATGTACATCCATACCCCTAGCAACATGCCAAGCGAAGCACCACTGGTTTTGGTGATGCATGGTTGTACACAAACTGCGAGTTCATACTCGAATGAAAGTGATTGGAATTCTTTGGCAGACACTTACAAATTTTATGTTATTCATGCTCAACAAAAAGGTGCCAATAATTCATCTGAATGTTTCAATTGGTTTGAAAATGGAGACATTAATCGCGGTTATGGCGAAGCGGCATCTCTGAAAAACATGACGGATTATATGAAAAACAATTACTCTATTGATGATGGAGAGGTATTCGTGACTGGTTTTTCTGGTGGAGGCGCCATGACCACAGTGATGCTCGCCACCTATCCAGACATTTTCAGTGGAGGAGCTGTCATGTCAGGTCTGCCGTACAAAGTGGCTACCACTAGCAATGCTGCCTTCATGGCCATGTTTGGCAATGTGAACCAATCACCTTCCCAATTGGGAAATAGTGTCCGCAATGCTTCTAATCATAATGGCCCTTGGCCAAAAGTGGTCTCCTTTCATGGTACATCTGATTATACGGTCTACTACATGAACCAGAATGAAATCATGGAGCAATGGACAAATGTTCATAGCATAGATCAAACCGCAGATGTGATTGAAAATTCGTTCATGGGAAATTCAGCTATTACAAAAAGTCAATATCAAGACCCCTATGGAAACACACAAGTTGTTTCCTATTCGATTAATGGAATGGGGCATACCATAGCTATTGATCCAGGAAATGGTGAAACGCAAGGAGGGAACACTGGTTCATATACAAATGACGTCGATTTTTTCTCCTCTTATTGGGCTGCAGAATTTTTCGGTATTCTTGAAAACACAACGCCCAGCTTGAATCCACCAACTAACGTAAATGCCATCGCCATTTCGTCCTCACAAATTAATTTGAGTTGGACCGACAACGAATCCACAGAAACCGCTTATCATGTAGAACGAGCTTTATCCTCTAACGGAAGCTATAACACAATTGCAACCTTATCCGCCAATGCATCTAGCTACAACGATGAATCTTTGACCCCTGCTACTACTTACTTTTATAAAATCAAAGTGACCGATGAAAGTACAAGTGCAAGTAGCATAGAGGTAAGTGCTACCACGCAGCAAGAAGGTACAAACTCACCACCAGCAGCCCCTTCGTCATTGAGTACGACTACCACTGGAATGTCATCGATACAGCTAAGTTGGCAAGACAATGCTGATAATGAAAATGCTTATATTATCGAACGTTCAGAAGGAAATGAATCCAATTATGTAGTAATCACCAATTTATCCGCCAATGTCGAAAGTTATTCAGACAATGGTCTTAGTGCCTCCACGACCTACTTCTATCGAGTTAAAGCTTCAAATACCGAAGGTAATTCTGGTTACAGCAATTCTTCTCATGCTACCACTGAAAGCCAAGCCACTATTGTGACTATTGGCAACACTTCAGGTAACGGTATTTTGAGTTACTCCAATAGTAACACTATGGGACAGTCATTCACGGCAACCGCCGATGGACAAGTGGTAGAAATTAATGTAAAGTTGGTTTACGGTATTTCAGGTTCTTCACTAAAAATATTTCAAGGAAATACTGTTTCAGGAACACCTGTCTATGAGCAGACAGGCATTAGCGCAGGAAGTGGATGGCAAACCATATCCCTTAGTACTCCATTCAGCATTAACAATGGTCAGATTTACACTTTTGTGATCACTAATTCATCCATTAGATATACTTATTCAAACACATACAATGGTGGCAATTTTTGGTACAATACGATTTCGTATGGCGTATTCGATGCTGCATTTACCATTTCAGTAAGTACCTTATCTGGTTCGGCACGGTTTGCTGAATCACCAAATAGTACTGCTCATTTAGGTAAACCATTCATTATTTACCCCAATCCTAGTTTTGGAAGAATTAAGGTGCGTATTGGTGAAGAAGCAACATTGGGAAAGTTAGAGCTGATCACCACTTCTGGTCAGGTCTTGATGCGAAAAGACCTAAATGCCAACCTTTCTGAAGTAAATTTGGAAGGGATTAAGTCAGGATTATACATTTTGTATATCAAAACTCAAGATCAAATATTTAAGAGTCAATTGGTTGTTAGATAG
- a CDS encoding mechanosensitive ion channel family protein: MTLEDLMPKVLDLIFAYGPKLVGAILVLIVGFWVVKALSNGFKKLLNARDIDASLKPFLVSLVSMLLKVILVISVLTTMGIEMTSLVAILGAAGLAIGMALSGTLQNFAGGVMILLFKPFKVGDVIEAQGYLGSVKAIHIFNTIVKTGDNKTIIIPNGGLSTSSMTNYTTEPTRRVDWTFGIGYGDDVDKARAVIKRLADEDERIHKDPEVFIAVSALADSSVNFTVRAWVDTANYWPVHFDMNEKIYKTFAKEGLNIPFPQMDVHVHKD, encoded by the coding sequence ATGACTCTTGAAGATTTAATGCCTAAAGTTCTTGATTTGATTTTTGCTTATGGTCCAAAACTAGTTGGTGCTATACTCGTCCTCATTGTTGGATTCTGGGTAGTCAAAGCTTTGTCCAATGGGTTCAAAAAACTGCTAAACGCCCGAGATATTGATGCCTCACTCAAACCTTTCTTAGTCAGCCTGGTTTCAATGCTGCTCAAGGTGATCTTAGTTATTTCTGTTTTGACTACGATGGGTATAGAAATGACCTCGCTAGTCGCCATATTAGGTGCTGCAGGATTGGCCATTGGTATGGCTTTATCGGGAACTCTTCAAAACTTTGCTGGTGGCGTAATGATATTACTATTTAAACCATTCAAGGTTGGCGATGTGATAGAAGCTCAAGGTTACCTAGGATCAGTCAAAGCCATTCATATTTTCAATACCATTGTGAAAACCGGCGATAATAAAACCATCATCATACCTAATGGCGGCTTGTCCACTAGCAGCATGACCAACTATACTACTGAACCCACCCGAAGGGTAGATTGGACCTTTGGGATCGGGTACGGAGATGACGTAGATAAAGCAAGGGCGGTTATCAAACGATTGGCTGACGAAGATGAAAGAATTCACAAAGATCCGGAGGTGTTTATAGCGGTATCTGCGCTTGCAGACAGTTCAGTCAATTTTACGGTACGCGCTTGGGTAGATACGGCCAACTACTGGCCCGTTCATTTCGATATGAACGAAAAAATCTATAAGACTTTCGCCAAAGAAGGCCTCAACATTCCTTTCCCACAGATGGATGTGCATGTACATAAAGACTGA
- a CDS encoding VOC family protein produces MNSFHYAFKVKDIESTRKFYVDILGCEEGRSTETWIDFNFFGHQLSAHLSDDIPPLDYCGKVDGINVPIPHFGCLLSPADFQKVRQQLEAAQVEFLVKPQERYKGQTGEQHTMFVFDLSGNPLEFKSFKDDNEVFSS; encoded by the coding sequence ATGAATTCCTTTCACTATGCATTCAAAGTCAAAGACATTGAGTCTACAAGAAAGTTCTATGTTGATATTTTAGGCTGCGAAGAAGGGCGATCTACAGAGACCTGGATTGATTTCAACTTTTTTGGCCACCAGCTATCCGCTCATCTAAGTGATGATATTCCTCCGCTTGATTACTGTGGAAAAGTAGATGGAATCAATGTGCCCATTCCTCACTTTGGATGTTTGCTAAGTCCAGCAGATTTTCAAAAAGTAAGACAGCAATTGGAAGCAGCACAAGTTGAATTTCTGGTCAAACCTCAAGAAAGATACAAAGGACAAACTGGCGAACAACACACCATGTTTGTTTTTGATTTGAGTGGGAATCCACTAGAGTTTAAATCATTCAAGGATGACAATGAAGTTTTTTCCTCCTGA
- a CDS encoding amidohydrolase family protein has protein sequence MNKLLTALIVFGVLFGIKAQEKDEKEWKVSEPTLPFQETTITTDEGTWMSVDVSPNGSLLVFDLLGDIYTLPITGGKATVIREGHAFEVQPRFSPDGKQISFTSDAGGGDNIWVMNVDGSDAKQVTKEDFRLLNNAIWSADGNYLYARKHFTSQRSAGAGEIWMYHKSGGAGIQLVEKKNDQQDIGEPWASSDGKYVYYSEDMYPGGYFQYNKDPNSQIYAIKRYDLEKGKTERVTGGAGGAIRPVTSHKGDKLAFVRRVREKTVLYLHDLKSGAEWPIYDDLTKDQQEAWAIFGPFVGFNWTPDDQHIVVWSKGKIRKINVASMEVTTIPFEATATHKVVDALKFKNDAAPDQFTAKAIRQAVTSPDGKTLVFNAAGYLWKKSLPSGTPGRLTSGTDLEFEPAYSRDGKYLTYVTWNDDNMGAIHRLEMTSSKSKPVKLTTEKAIYREPAFHPNDINTIVYRKEGGNGHQGYVNTKEPGLYLLKVSTSKRTPTTATKITDEGAYPTFNQAGDRIYYQTGGYLFGSLEKTLKSSKLDGTDVREIVKSKYGQRIIPSPDEKWVAFSNLYKVYIAAMPLAGKTITLDGKSTNVPVAQVAKDAGINIQWSNDSKRLNWTLGDEYFSNAINDRFLFVEGAPDSIPPMDSVGIKIDLQLPIDKPQGKVAFTNARIITMNGDQVIESGTVVVESNKIIAVGANVEVPSDAKVIDAAGKTIMPGLVDVHAHLGAFRYGLSPQQHWQYHTNLAYGVTTTHDPSSNTEMVFSQSEMVKTGAMVGPRIFSTGVILYGADGDFKALVNSLDDARSAITRTKAFGAFSVKSYNQPRRDQRQQVIQAAHEQQVEVVPEGGSNFFHNLTMILDGHTGVEHNLPVGELHNDVIQLWKASKTGYTPTLLVSYGSVSGEYYWYQTTNVWEDEKLLNFTPRSIIDSRSRHRTMIPMKEYDNGHILASQSCKKLTDVGVKVNLGAHGQLQGLGAHWELWELAHGGMTPLEAIRSATLNGANYIGMDDQIGSIEEGKLADLIVLDKNPLEDIQNSNSVVYTMINGRLYDATTMNEIGNYNKPRGKFYWEQTGYAPAFDWHGASDTGCSCRAGH, from the coding sequence ATGAATAAACTATTGACAGCGCTAATCGTCTTTGGTGTCCTATTTGGAATCAAAGCACAGGAAAAAGACGAAAAGGAATGGAAAGTGTCGGAGCCGACCTTACCCTTTCAAGAAACAACAATAACCACAGATGAAGGCACCTGGATGAGTGTGGATGTGAGCCCTAATGGATCGCTTCTGGTTTTTGACTTGCTGGGAGATATATATACGCTGCCAATCACCGGAGGAAAAGCAACTGTGATTCGAGAAGGCCATGCCTTCGAAGTACAGCCGAGATTTAGCCCTGATGGCAAGCAAATCAGTTTTACTAGTGATGCCGGTGGAGGAGACAATATCTGGGTCATGAACGTCGACGGGTCTGACGCCAAACAAGTAACCAAGGAAGATTTTAGGTTATTGAATAATGCAATCTGGTCTGCCGATGGCAATTATTTGTATGCTAGAAAACACTTTACTTCTCAGCGTTCGGCTGGTGCTGGCGAAATCTGGATGTATCACAAATCAGGTGGTGCTGGCATTCAACTGGTAGAAAAGAAGAACGATCAGCAAGATATTGGAGAGCCTTGGGCGTCTTCAGATGGTAAATATGTCTACTATAGCGAAGACATGTATCCAGGTGGCTATTTTCAATACAACAAAGATCCAAACAGTCAGATCTACGCCATCAAAAGATATGATCTGGAGAAAGGAAAAACAGAAAGAGTCACCGGAGGAGCTGGCGGTGCAATTCGTCCGGTTACCTCACACAAAGGGGATAAACTGGCTTTCGTTCGTCGTGTAAGAGAAAAGACCGTGCTCTATTTGCATGATCTCAAGTCTGGTGCCGAATGGCCGATTTATGATGATTTGACTAAAGATCAGCAAGAGGCATGGGCCATTTTCGGTCCATTTGTTGGTTTCAATTGGACGCCAGACGACCAGCACATTGTGGTTTGGTCTAAAGGCAAAATCAGAAAAATCAATGTGGCTTCTATGGAAGTTACTACGATTCCATTCGAAGCTACCGCTACACACAAGGTCGTGGATGCACTGAAGTTCAAAAATGATGCAGCTCCTGATCAATTCACGGCAAAGGCCATTCGTCAGGCCGTGACTTCTCCTGATGGCAAAACTTTGGTGTTTAATGCAGCAGGCTATTTATGGAAAAAGAGTTTGCCCAGCGGCACACCTGGCAGATTGACTTCTGGTACAGACTTGGAGTTCGAACCCGCTTATTCACGTGATGGAAAATATCTGACCTATGTGACATGGAATGATGACAACATGGGAGCGATCCATCGACTGGAAATGACTTCTTCAAAATCGAAGCCTGTAAAGCTGACTACCGAGAAAGCCATTTATCGGGAGCCCGCTTTTCATCCTAATGACATCAACACGATTGTCTATAGAAAAGAAGGAGGCAACGGGCATCAAGGCTATGTGAATACCAAAGAACCTGGGTTGTACCTCTTGAAGGTTAGCACTTCAAAAAGAACACCAACCACAGCTACTAAAATCACAGACGAGGGCGCCTATCCAACTTTCAATCAAGCGGGTGATCGCATTTATTACCAAACGGGTGGTTATCTATTTGGCTCACTCGAAAAAACCTTAAAGTCATCGAAATTGGATGGAACTGATGTAAGAGAAATTGTAAAATCGAAATATGGACAACGGATCATCCCGAGTCCAGATGAGAAATGGGTAGCTTTTTCAAACCTGTACAAGGTGTATATCGCAGCTATGCCTTTGGCAGGAAAAACTATTACGCTCGACGGAAAGTCTACCAACGTACCTGTGGCTCAGGTGGCTAAAGACGCTGGAATCAATATCCAATGGTCAAACGATTCAAAAAGGTTGAACTGGACGCTAGGGGATGAATACTTTAGCAACGCAATCAACGATAGATTCTTGTTTGTGGAGGGTGCGCCAGACAGTATTCCACCTATGGATTCAGTAGGTATTAAAATTGATCTTCAATTACCTATTGACAAACCTCAGGGCAAAGTGGCGTTTACCAATGCCAGAATCATTACCATGAATGGTGATCAAGTGATTGAAAGTGGCACGGTAGTGGTTGAGTCTAACAAAATCATCGCGGTAGGAGCGAACGTTGAAGTTCCTTCTGATGCTAAAGTGATAGACGCCGCAGGCAAAACTATTATGCCAGGTCTAGTCGATGTGCATGCTCACTTAGGGGCCTTCAGATATGGGCTCAGTCCACAGCAGCACTGGCAGTATCATACGAATTTGGCTTACGGTGTGACCACTACGCATGACCCTTCTTCCAATACAGAAATGGTTTTCTCTCAATCTGAAATGGTAAAGACAGGGGCTATGGTGGGACCGAGAATATTCTCTACCGGAGTGATTCTTTATGGAGCAGATGGTGATTTCAAAGCTCTGGTAAATAGTTTGGATGATGCACGATCAGCAATCACTCGGACCAAAGCTTTTGGTGCGTTTTCTGTAAAAAGTTATAATCAGCCAAGAAGAGACCAGCGTCAGCAAGTCATTCAAGCAGCACATGAGCAGCAAGTGGAGGTTGTACCTGAAGGTGGCTCTAACTTCTTTCATAATCTCACGATGATCTTAGATGGACACACAGGCGTAGAGCACAATTTACCTGTTGGCGAATTGCACAATGATGTGATCCAACTTTGGAAAGCGAGTAAGACAGGATACACACCAACCTTGTTGGTGAGCTATGGATCTGTAAGTGGTGAATATTATTGGTATCAGACTACCAATGTTTGGGAAGATGAAAAGCTGTTGAATTTCACACCGAGGAGCATCATTGATTCCAGGTCGAGGCACAGAACCATGATTCCTATGAAAGAGTATGATAACGGACATATTCTCGCCTCTCAAAGCTGTAAGAAGCTGACAGATGTAGGCGTAAAAGTGAACCTCGGAGCGCATGGCCAGCTGCAAGGGTTAGGTGCTCACTGGGAGCTTTGGGAATTGGCTCACGGTGGAATGACACCGCTAGAAGCCATCAGATCGGCCACTTTGAACGGAGCCAATTACATCGGAATGGATGATCAGATTGGTTCGATTGAAGAGGGTAAGTTGGCCGATTTGATTGTATTGGATAAGAATCCTTTGGAAGATATTCAAAACTCAAACTCTGTGGTATACACTATGATCAACGGTCGTCTGTATGACGCCACTACCATGAATGAAATTGGCAATTACAATAAACCAAGAGGCAAATTTTATTGGGAGCAAACGGGATATGCGCCAGCATTTGACTGGCATGGCGCGAGTGACACAGGTTGTTCTTGTAGAGCTGGGCATTGA